TTAAGCTGCATCTGTTTGCTAAGTTTGCCGCCGTCTCGCGCGCAACCGTTAAGGGCACCGTCGCCGTCGCTCTTGTTCAGGGGCTGCTTGGCGGGATTGCCTTTTATATCGCCGGTCTGGATGGCAGCATTCTGTGGGGCGCGATTATGGCATTTCTGTCATTTATTCCCGCTGTCGGTTCTGCCATTGTCTGGGTTCCTGCCGCAATATTCCTTTTTGCCACCGACAGACTCTGGCAGGGTATATTTATTGTTACTTTCTTTATTATCATTATTGGCTTAGTGGATAATATTCTGCGTCCGTTACTGGTGGGTAAGGACACTAAAATGCCCGATTATCTTATTCTGATCACTACACTCGGCGGGATGGAAGTGTATGGTATTAACGGCTTTGTTATCGGCCCGTTAATTGCCGCCCTGTTTATTGCCTGCTGGAATTTATTATCTGGCCGGGAACATGCCGATAATACCGATGAAATTGACGCTGCCTTTATTGCCGAAGGAAAGAACGACGGCTTTGTTGAATAAATAGATATTATGCTGCGTGCCTACAAAAACATCGGTCTTCCTCAACGTAAAATCAGAAGGTTAAGATCAGGGTCGGAAGCTTCTCGCAGTAGAGACCAGCATTTATGACCAAAACAGGTGTGATAAAACAGCATGATTCACTATTATTCAACAAAGCCAAGAACGACCGGTAGATTATCCATCGCCAGCGATCCCTCTGGTAGCAAGAGAGTATCAAAGGCGATGAGTTACATCAGAAATATCGTCGCCAGTCCGAGAAAAATAAAAAAACCGCCGGTATCGGTTATCGCAGTAATCATCACACTCGATCCCACGGCCGGGTCATGACCCAGCCTGGCCATGATCAGCGGAATCAGCACGCCCATGATCGCCGCCAGTAATAAATTCAGGGTCATCGCCAGCATCATGACGCCACCCAGACGTAAATCATGATACAGCCACCAGGTTATCACGCCCATCAATCCCCCCCATACCACGCCATTAATCAGCGCCACACTGATTTCGCGCAGTAACAGAAACGAAAAGCTACCGGGATGAATTTGCTGTAATGCCATCGCCCGCACAATCATGGTAATGGTTTGATTACCGGTATTGCCACCGATACCAGCAACAACAGGCATCAGCGCAGCCAGCGCCACCAGCCGGGCAATGGTGTGCTCGAAACCATCAATCACCCGCGAAGCAATAAAAGCGGTGCATAAATTGACCGCCAGCCAGGGCCAGCGGGTTTTTAAGGTTTTGCTGATCGGCGCAAAAACATCTTCTTCACTGCTGAGTCCCGCCATACCCCGAAAATCACTGTCCGTTGCCTGATAAATCACGGTGACAATTTTATCGATGGTCAGACGACCTAATAACTTTCCCTGATCATCAACCACGGCGGCACTGATTAAATCATCACGCTCAAAGGTTCTTGCCACCTTTTCCGCCTGTTCATCCGGATGAAAAGTCACTGGCTCTTTATCCATCACACAACTTACCGGCATCCGGGCATCATTCAGTAATATTTTTTGCAGCGTCAGCTCGCCAGACAGACGCTGATCATCGGTGATCACAAACAGTTTATCGGTATTTTCCGGTATTGTTTCCAGCTCAAGCAAATGGTGTCGTACCGCTGCCAGCGTCATATCAGCATGCACAGTGATAACGCCCGGCTTCATCAGCGCGCCAACGCTGTCATCGGCATACCCCATCGCCTGGCTTATCTGTGTACGTTGCGCCACAGGTAACATTATCAGCAGGCGGTGCGCCAGTTTGGCGGGTAAATATTGCACTAAAGAGACCTGCTCATCGCTATTCAGCCAGTGCCATGCCTCCAGCAGCGCCTGATCGCTCATCGTATTCATCAGATCCCCTCTGACACTTTCTGAGGCATTGAGCAACACTGTACCGCGTTTATCATCACTGATTTGTTGCCAGAGCGCACGACGGCCATCTTCCGGTAACGCCTCCAGCGCATCGGCAAGATCGGCGGCGGGCAGATAATTCACCAGCCACTTCACCTCCCGTAAATCATCCTCGAGGCTGCCATCATCATAGCGTTCCGCAAGGGTTAAATGGCCCGAGAGTGCAGAAGTTATCGCTTTATCGAAAGTCAGCAGCCAGATCAGCCGAATACGCTGGGCATCACGCAACCGGGCGCTTTTTTTATAGATAACAGACATGACAGATAACCCTGCTAACAACCTGGATCATATAAGCATAGCGTGAAGAGATAAAAACGGCCGATAAGGTAGTGCCATCGGCAGAGACAAATAAACCACAAAATATGACTGATCTCGCAGGCTGCGAGACAGGTCACTGTTGAGTACCACAAGCGTTAAGTGACGCGCTTAATAAAGAAAGTCCTATTTGCTGTCAGATAAAAAATATCATGATCGGTTTTTTTCCTCTGACAGGAAAGTATGAAATTGCGGCGACATCCAGCGGGTAAATCCATTTCCCTCTTTGATGATCATATAGACCGCCAGCCCCTGTTCAAGAGCGACTTGCTGTGCTTTTTCTGGCCCCAGTACCATCAGCCCGGTATCCCAGCCATCCGCCTCCAGTGCGGTCGGCGCAATGACGGTGACGGAGACTAAATGGTGATCGATCGGATAGCCTGTACGCGGATCGATAATGTGTGAGATACGCTTGCCATCCAGTTCGTAATAGTTACGATAGCTACCGGAAGTGCTGATCCCGTGGCCATTAATATCGACAATCGCCTGTACCGCGTTTTCCTGATCCGTCGGTTTCTGAATCGCCACGCGCCACGGTACGCCTTGCGCATTCATCCCGCGACTCACCAGCGCCCCACCGACCGATACCAGATAACGGGAAATGCCCTCCTGCTCCATTAACCGTGCCAGATGGTCAGCGGCATAGCCTTCGCCGACAGTCGAGAGGTCAATAAAGAGATCGGCAATATCTTTTTGCAAATACTGACCGTCAGCATGGTTAATCACCTGCAGATGCTGCAATCCGATCCGCGCTTTGGCGGTGGCAATCTGATGCGGGTCAGGCGTCTGCAGCGGTGGTGTGCCAGGGCCGAATCCCCAGAGGTTAACCAATGGCCCGAGGGTAATATCCATCGCACCGTGCGTTCTGGCACCAATGCGCAAGGAAAGCGTGACAATATCCGCCAGCTCAGGGCTCACTGGCCACGGTGCGGTTGTGACTGCCTGGTTAAATTGCATCACCGCAGAGTCATTTTTCCAGCTGGAAAGCAGATAATCATCTGCATCGACTTGCGCCTGAATTTTTTGTTGTAATGCCGGCAGGCGATCTTCCCCGACATCAATAATACTGACCCGCCAGGATGTCCCCATCGTCTTGCCCTCAAGCACCGTTGCCCGATGTGCGGGCGCTGAAGATGAAAGTGACGAATCGCAACTAGCTACGAGCGTACAGAGACCCAGGAACATCATGGGGATAAAAGGGATTTTCATGATCCAGCCAAACAGAAAGGGAGAATAGCGAAATAAAAAAGACGCCTGTCGGCGTCTTTTTTGATAGCAACAAGCAGACTTAGAACTGGTAAACAACGCCAAGAGCGACGATGTCATCAGTGCTGATGTTTAAGGCTCTGGTGTTGTCGTTGTCATCCAGCAGGTTGATCTTGTAATCAACATAGGTGGAGATGTTCTTATTGAAGGCATAAGTAGCGCCGACTTCAATATATTTGACCAGATCCTGGTTGCCAATCTGATAATCGATATCTTTCGCTCTGGACTGCACGTAAGCGAGAGATGGGGTCAGACCAAAGTCGCTGAACGTATACTTAGCAACAAGTTCTAAATTCTGTGCTTTATTAGCAAAACCGATGTCACCCAGACGGGTTGCATTGCGGGTTTCAGTATACTGAGCAGCCAGATAGATATCGTTTGCGTTATATTTCAGACCACCGGTGTAGGTTTCAGCATATTTGCCTTCACCGAAGCCCAGCTGGTTCTGGTCATAAGTACGTTTTGCGTGCGAGTAGGCGAAACCAGCGCTCATGCCGTCCCAGAAGTTATAGTCAATAGCCATACCATAGCTATCACCATTCTGCTTCAGCGCACCGCGACCGTTATTGGTCACATCGTTTTCACCACTGACGCTACCATTGGTACCCTGGTACTGCAGAGCAAAATTCAGGCCATCAACCAGACCGTAGAAATCAGAGTTACGGTAGGTCAGGAAGCCATTACCACGCTGTTGCATGAAGTTATCAGAACCGTAGGTATCGCCACCGAATTCAGGCAGTACGTCAGTCCAGCCAGTGATGTCATAAACAACACCGTAGTTACGGCCATAGTCGAGCTGACCCGCGTTAGCAAACTTCAGACCGGCAAAAGCCAGACGTGTCCATGAGTGGCTACCTTCACCTTCAGCCTGGTTCGCCTTCATGTTGTATTCCCAGTGACCATAACCAGTCAGCTGATCATTCACCTGAGTTTCGCCTTTCAGCCCCAGACGTGCAAAAGTCTGATCACCATCCTGACTTTTGTCGTCAGAGAAGTAGTGCAGACCTTTGACTTTACCGTACAGATCTAATTTATTACCGTCTTTATTATAAATTTCAGCCGCATTCGCTGCGCCTGCTACCAGCAGTGCTGGTATCAGTAGGGACAGTGCTTTAACTTTCATGTCATTAACCCTCTGTGTTATATGCTTTTTTATTACCACTGCGCACTGATTAATTGTCCTAACCAGTTAGCCGCACCTATTGTGCGGTAAAATGCAGAATAATCCAACAAGAAAATGATACTGAACCTTCTAAAACGTTACATTTTTATCGAAATATGTTTCAAATTGTAAATATAAGGGAACTTTCTCATCTTGACAGAAAATAATAAGACAGTCATCTATCAGTGAAAATCACGCGCTGAATAAATTAATAACACAATGATTATTGTGAATATTATTTATATCAGTTATTATTTATTTGTTCAGCGTGTGCGGTAAAATAGTGCTGATAAGGCTGTCCCTGAGACAATCACCAAACAACCGATAATGATTTATAATTAAGCTGGGATGTTTTTGATTTCTGGCATACCGCCTGATGGGCGCATAATCTGGAGTAGGGATTTAATCAATTAGTCTTTATACTGCTCAATATACTGGCTCAGCGCTCAATAATCTGAAGCGCATGCCCTGCTGACTCACATTGACGAATTGCTTTGCTACATGATGATCGCAAAAAAATTGTCTTTTATAGCGAATAACCCTGGCCGTTTCTTCATTTTAATTATCAGCCTGTTACTGCTGATAATCGGCGTCATGGTGCACAATGCCATTCATGGCTGGCTAGAGGTCAGAAATGATCAGATTATCACCATGAGCCATGCGCTACAGCAGCGCATGGCCACCTGGCGCTATGCCACCTGGCAGATTTATGACGATATTGCCGCCCTTCCTGCCTCGCGCTCCGATAACCAGCGACAGGAGATGCGCTTACAAACGGATGTCTACGCACTGGAAAAATCACCACGGAAAACAGAAGCGCTTATTTTTGGCTCTCATGATAATACCTCGCTGGAAATCGCCGACATTATCTCCCGCTATTTTGATATTCTGTGGGGAGCAGAAACGCTTCCCTGGTCGATGTATTATCTTAACGGTGTCGATAATAGTCTGATCCTGGTATCAACCTTGCCATTAAGAGCGTTATTGTCCCATGCGCAGGAACCTTCCGTCACCCATATTGTCGCCTCGCGACGGGGTGAAATGTTATTACAGGCCAACACCCTGGATCAGAGAGAGACATTTTCTGCCCTGCGCTATCTGCCCTGGCATCATGAGCGTTATTTTACCTTGCGCACAACCTTTAATCAGCCCGGTCTGTTGGCGACGGTTATCGCTTTAGATATGCCGATTAATGATCTGATCCCCCCTGGAATGTCGGCCGATAATTTCCGTATTGAATCCGAGACTACGGCAGAGGCAACCAGCAGCGCAGAAGGCAAACTGATTAATCATATTGATTTTGTCGGTTCACGACTGGCGATCACTATGCCGGTTGATAATATGAATATGCGCCTTATCTGGGAAGTTCCCTTGACAACCCTGATAGCAGAAGTCTTGCAAAACAACTTCTTGCTTGTGTTGCTGATGTTTTGTTTACTGATATTCATGTTGTCTGGCCTGATAGCATTTCGTCACACCACTGCTGATAACCGCCCGATTCACCCTGCGGCGCCCACGGTTGCGGACAGCCAGTCACTGGCATTGCAGGCGCTGAATGAAGAGATTATTTCCCAGTTACCACTGGGATTACTGGTGCATGATCAGCAAACCCAGCGCACGGTTATCAGTAATCCCCTTGCCGACCACCTGCTGCCCCACCTGAATTTATCTGACATCATCACCATCGCCGATCAACACCAGGGGGTGATCCAGCTGACGATTGATAACAAGCTGTATGAAATTCGTCAGTATCACAGCCAGGTGAAGCCGCAGATACAGGTTTTCATTATTCGCAATCAGGATCAGGAATTATTAACCCGTCAGAAGCTCAAACAAGCACAACGCCTGTATGAAAAAAACCGCCAGGGATACAGCGCGTTTATGCAACATATTACCAGCGCATTAACGCAACCATTACTGAAGCTGGCAGAAGAAGCGGCGGCGTTAGATAGCACGCAAGGCGCTCAACTGGAGCAACACACGGACCAGATCCGACAATTAGTCGATGAAATGCAACTGGCTCATCTGCTGGAAAGCGACAACTGGCAAAGCCAGTCCGTGGTCTTCTCGTTCCAGACGCTGCTTGATGACATCGTGACGGAAATCTTACCGTTCCTCAAACGTAAAGGTCTGCAATTACTGGTTAACAATACGCTGCCGGTTCATGAACACTATTACGGTGATCGCAATACGCTGCATCATATCCTTCTGCTGTTAATACAATATGCAGTAACCACAACCTCAATGGGCAAAATTACGCTTGATATCAGTCAGCAGCCAGACAAAGCGGATCAACTGATAATTCATATTCGTGATACCGGCAATGGCATGTCGCGTGATGAAGTCGATAATATTCATTTCCCGTTTCTCCACGAAACACAGTCCGATCGTTATGGTAAAGCCAATGCCCTCACCTTCTGGCTCTGCAATCGTCTGGTGCATCAGCTGCAGGGGCAGATGAATATTACCTCCTGTGAATCACTGGGCACACACTACACCCTGGCTCTCACTATGGCGGTCAGCGAAGAAAAGCAGACTTCCTGTGCACATCTGCTCAATGATATGATGGTGATGCTTGATATTACCGCCAGTGAAGTCCGGCAGATAGTCAGCCGCCAGCTCACCGGCTGGGGGGCGAATTGTATGACATCAGATGAGAGACCGCTCAAACAACCCTGCGATCTGTTTTTAACCGATAATCCCGATCATCTTACGACATCAGGCATATTGCTCACTGCCGATGAAATCGGGATCGGCAAAATTAGTCAGGATAAATTGCGGGTTAATTTTAATATCAGCTCAGCCCTGCAGGAAGCTATTCTGTACCTGATCGAACGACAACTGGCACAGCCCCCCGCCCTGCCGTCATCTTCTTTATCTGATGACAGCCGCGCCATGCTTCATGCCAGTGGCTATTATGCCCTCTTTATCGATACAGTTCCCGATGATCTACGCAAACTGTATACTGAAGTTGAAGCCGATAATTTCACGACCCTGGCACAAATAACACATCGCCTTAAAGGCGTATTCGCGATGCTAAATCTGAATACGGGCAAACAATTATGTGAAATAATTGAGCATCTGATTAGTGAAAAAAAGACACAAAACATAAAAAAACATATCAGCGAACTGGACAATTACGTCAAAAGTTTGCTGTAGCAAGGTAACTTAATAACATGGACATAATGAACGTAATTATTGCTGACGACCATCCAATAGTGCTGTTCGGTATTCGTAAATCACTTGAGCAAATCGACTCCGTCAATATTGTTGGCGAATTTGAAGACTCGACATCGCTGATCACTCATCTACCGCAATCGACGGCTGAGGTGCTGATTACCGATCTCTCCATGCCCGGCGATAAATATGGCGACGGGATCATGTTGATCAAATATATCAGGCGTCATTTCCCGCATCTCTCGATTATCATTTTAACGATGAATAATAATCCCGCCATTCTGAGTACCATACTGAACCTGAATATTAATGGACTGGTGCTAAAACAGGGCGCTGCAACCGATCTACCCAAGGCGCTGGCAGCATTACGCAAGGGCAAAAAATTCGTCCCACAAAGCGTATTACGTATGCTGGAAAAAATCAGCGCCAATGGGCACGGTGACAAACATCTGTCGCCCAAGGAGAGTGAAGTCCTGCGTTTGTTTGCAGAAGGTTTTCTGGTTACCGAAATTGCTAAGAAATTAAACCGCAGTATCAAAACGATCAGTAGTCAGAAAAAATCAGCCATGATGAAACTCGGTGTCGAAAATGATATCGCTTTGCTCAATTATCTCTCCTCCGTTTCGCTGAATACTGCTGACAAAACCTGATACCCTGCTGTTTTATTCTGGCGGGTAAATCCGTGGCGCGGCTAGGGATTTTGATTGCTGGCTTGTGCAACGTATAACGCTAAAGCGGGTCTGAGGATATCGAGGGTAACAGGCTTAGACAGGCAGCTATCCATTCCGGCCGCCAGACAGCGCTGCTTCTCTTCCGCCAGCGCGTTAGCCGTAATACCGATCACCGGTAATTGCATGCCGCGCGCCCGGATACATTGCGTCAGGGTATAACCATCCATATTCGGCATATTAACATCACTCAGTACGACATCGACATGCTGTTTCATCAGCACGTTGAGCGCATCAATACCATCATTGGCTGTTACACACGAGTAGCCCAGCGAACTGATCTGATCGGCCAGTAAACGGCGGTTAATCGGATGGTCATCGACGATCAGGATGATTTTATCGCTATGATCCGTCGTCGATATCGCTGGCACAGACTTCTGCTCACTGACGACCGTCTCAGGGCGGAAGATAATCGTTAATAACGACAGTAATTCATGGGGAGTGGTCACACCATGTACCCACTCACCGGCCTTACGCTCCTGTGGCATACCGATATGATGACAGCTAAAAATGATCTTTGCTTTTCCCGCCCACGAGGCCTCCCACGGTTCGTCACACAGCAGAATACCTTCACTTTCCGGCTGCTGTCCATGATAGAGGCGTACCTGCAAGCCATGATATTGCAACAACGAAGTGATAAACGCCGCCAGCGCGCTGTTACGGATCGCCAGCCAGTAACATTTATCTGCCAGACTATCGCTGCTCTCAGCAGCGATATTTTTTACCCCATACAAAGGAATGCGCAGGGTGAAACGGCTGCCAATGCCCGGTTCGGTTATTACCGCAATATCACCATCCATCATGGTGAGCAATTTTTCACAGATCGCCAGTCCAAGCCCCGTTCCCTGGAAAGCGTGTTGCCCACCGGTTCCTGCCTGAACAAAAGGCTCAAACAAATGTATCACCTCTTTTGCCGCGATCCCCGATCCGGTATCGCGCACACTGATTTGCAGATAATCCCCCACACATTGGGTATGAATGACAATACAGCCAGTACCGGTAAATTTAATCGCATTACTCAGTAAATTAGAGATCACCTGCTGTAAACGCATGGCATCACCCGACATCACTGAAGGAACATCCGGCTCGATAAAACAGTACAGCGCTAACTGTTTACTTAACACTAACGGTAGATAGTTAGCCGCAACATGATTAACCACATCGCGGGGTGAAAACTCACGCAACTCGATTTTAAGTTGTTCGGATTCCATTTTCGAAAAATCGAGAATATCGCTGATAATCTTCAGTAACAGACTGGATGAGTTACTCATCGCCATAATGAGCCGGATAACTTCCTGCGGCAGTGCTTTGGTCTGCAGCAGATCGAGATTACCGATAATGCCATATAAAGGTGTACGTAACTCATGACTGACGGTAGCCAGAAACATCGACTTCGCCTGACTGGTCTGTTCGGCAGCCCGTGCAATCTCCTGTAATGACTGTTCCATTTTGACCCGTGTACTGACATCCACCAGCACACAAATAGCAACATTTTCATTACGATAACGCGAATGGACAAAGCTTATTTGCAGATGGGTATGATTGCTGGTCAATACATCGATCAAATTGAGCTGCTGGCCACTGATGATCTGCTTTAATCGCTGCCGATCCTCATGGGTTAACATATTGAGATAATTATGTGCCAGTTCATTACTCAGTATATTGCTGCCATCAACGATGCGTAAAATAGAGATACCCACCGGGGCCGATGCAATGATTTTACGATTAAACTGCTCATGCTCGGTCAGTCGCTGGGCTTCATTTTCCGCCGGAATAAAAAAACGCCGCTCATAAAGACGCGCAAGAATAAAAAGGATAAGCGCACAGAGGAGATTGAAGATGAGCAGATTGATAATCAACATCCGCAAATGTCCGAGGATCTGCGTCAGCGGTATCGAATAGACAATACTGAACGATGACGGCGATAAGCGTTTGCTGAATACCAGCTCACGAAAGTCAGCAGTATAACCAAACCAGACGCGCTCCTGACGATGACGAATGTCAATCTGAACAGGGTGATCCTTCTCACTCAGAGAGAGCAAGGGCTGGCCGTTTTCATCCAGGATCGCCACATACATCGGCAAACTGCCGGGTATCAACAGGTTTTCTTTGCGTAGCGTTTGCTCTATACCTAACATCGCCTGCAGATGATTATCCCGGTATATCGGCGTTAATACATAAAAATAGCCGATACCCTGACCGATGCCCGGCGTTAACCAGAACAGACTCGCGGCACGTTCGTTACGTGGCGTATCACGGTAGTGCTCAACACGCTGATACAAAACCTTCAGAGCCCACTCATGCTCCCGCGATATATTGTGTAAACCGAGATTGATCAGACAGCGATTATTATTGTCCAGTAAGAAGAGGCGATTAAAATCATAAGTGGCGGAAAAATTATCCCGCCAGTAATGCATAAATCCAGTCAGTGACTGTAGTAAATCACGCCAGCGCTCGTTCATCGTGTCACAATCCGCATGGTTATCCAGCGGGGTAAAATCGGTCACAGTCAGTGGATTATTCACTTTCAGTGAGCTAGTTTCGCTGCTGATCGGTTGATTACTGGCAATGTATTTCAGATCTTTAATGATATCGGCAGCATGCTGGATATAGCCCTGAGCCTGGTTAGCATTAAGATTAAAGGCCAGGAGAATTTCTGTTTCTCTGTTACGCAGTGCATGAGTGATAAACAGCACACTGATACCGGCAATCACCAGCCACAACAATAACACCAGCGCCCGAAACAGATAGCGCGATATTTTCAGCGTTGTATGAAAAGAGGCAAGATATTTCAAGATAGTCAATCCGGCTGTTAAAAGCCTGACAGAAGGCGTCAGAAATCTCCCGACGCCTTCAGCGCATATTTATCGCCGCGACTGACTAAATATCGTCGGCGTTATCATCATCATCGATCTCCACTTCCGGGATGATATCGTCATCACCTTCTGCGGCGCTACCGTCAATCGCATCAAGATCTTCATCATCAACCGGTTCCACTACCCGTTGTAGCCCGACGACATGCTCATCCGGTGCGGTACGGATCAAAATCACGCCCTGGGTATTACGGCCAACGATATTGACCTCCGAAACCCGGGTACGCACCAGTGTACCGGCATCCGTGATCATCATAATCTGATCACAATCGGCTACCTGCACCGCTCCCACCACCGTACCATTACGTTCGGTCACTTTGATCGAAATCACCCCCTGGGTGGCACGGGAGCGGGTTGGATATTCCGTTACCGCAGTACGTTTGCCATAACCATTTTGCGTTACGGTTAAAATAGCCTCATCACCACGCGGGATAATCAGCGAGACCACTTTATCGTCCGGTGCCAGTTTAATGCCACGCACCCCTGTTGCCGTACGTCCCATCGTGCGCACAGCCTCTTCCCTGAAACGCACCACTTTACCACCGGCAGAAAACAACATCACGTCGTCATTGCCGTGGGTCAGATCGACGCCAATCAGTTCATCACCATCATTGAGATTGACCGCGATAATACCGGCAGAGCGCGGGCGACTGAACTCAGTTAACGCCGTCTTTTTCACCGTTCCACTGGCGGTCGCCATAAAGACATTAACCCCTTCTTCATATTCCCGTACTGGCAGAATCGCGGTAATACGTTCGTCAGCCTCCAGAGGCAACAGGTTAACGATAGGACGACCACGGGCACCACGACTGGCTTCAGGCAATTGGTAGACTTTCATCCAGTAGAGACGGCCACGGCTGGAGAAGCAGAGGATCGTATCGTGGGTATTGGCGACCAGCAAACGGTCAATAAAATCTTCTTCTTTAATGCGGGCCGCAGACTTCCCTTTCCCACCCCGTCGCTGCGCTTCATAATCGGTCAGTGGCTGATATTTCACATAGCCCTGATGTGACAGCGTCACAACCACATTTTCCTGATTAATCAGATCTTCAATATTAATATCTGCACTGTTGGCAGTGATCTCAGTACGCCGGGCATCGCCAAACTGATCGCGGATCGCGGTCAGTTCTTCACGGATCACAGCCATCAAACGATCTGCGCTGCTGAGAATATGCAGCAATTCAGCAATCTGAGTCAGCAAATCCTTATATTCATCAAGCAGTTTTTCATGCTCAAGGCCGGTCAGTTTTTGCAAACGCAGATCCAGAATCGCCTGCGCCTGCTGTTCGGTCAGATAATATTGTCCGTCACGGACACCAAACTCAGGGGCCAGCCACTCAGGACGAGCGGCATCATCACCGGTACGGGTTAACATCGCAGCGACATGACCCAGCGCCCATGAGCGGGCAACCAGCGCGGTTTTTGCCTCTGCAGGGGTCGGTGCCTGGCGAATCAGCTCGATGATCGGATCGATATTGGCCAGCGCAATGGCCAGCGCTTCCAGAATATGCGCACGTTCACGTGCCTTGCGCAGCTCAAAAATGGTCCTCCGGGTGACCACTTCACGACGATGGCGCACAAACGCCGAGAGGATCTCCTTCAGGTTCATGATTTTGGGCTGACCATGATGCAGCGCAACCATGTTAATCCCGAAAGAAACCTGTAACTGCGTCTGGGAGTAGAGGTTGTTAAGCACCACCTCGCCGACGGCATCGCGTTTCACTTCGATAACGATCCGCATCCCGTCTTTATCAGACTCATCGCGCAGCGCACTGATACCCTCAACCCGCTTCTCTTTTACCAGCTCAGCGATTTTCTCAATCAGCCGCGCTTTATTTACCTGGTAGGGGATCTCATGAACGATAATGGTTTCCCGTCCACTTTTGGCATCTGTTTCCACTTCAGCCCGCGCACGAATATAAATTTTGCCACGCCCGGTACGGTACGCCTCCTCGATACCACGACGCCCGTTAATCAGCGCGGCGGTCGGGAAATCAGGCCCAGGAATATGCGCCATCAGCCCTTCGAGCGGGATATCTTCATCGTCAATATACGCCAGGCAACCGTTGATCACTTCGGTCAGATTGTGGGGCGGAATATTGGTCGCCATACCCACGGCGATACCGGATGAACCATTCACCAGTAAATTGGGGATTTTGGTTGGCATAACGTCAGGGATCTGTTCCGTGCCGTCATAGTTATCGACGAAATCGACCGTCTCTTTTTCCAGATCCGCCATCAGTTCATGGGCGATTTTCGCCATCCGGATTTCGGTATAACGCATCGCGGCGGCGGAGTCGCCATCGACAGAACCGAAGTTACCCTGGCCATCGACCAGCATATAGCGCAAGGAGAATGGCTGCGCCATACGAACAATGGTGTCATAAACGGCAGTATCGCCATGAGGGTGATATTTACCGATGACATCGCCGAC
The sequence above is drawn from the Enterobacteriaceae bacterium ESL0689 genome and encodes:
- the gyrA gene encoding DNA topoisomerase (ATP-hydrolyzing) subunit A; the encoded protein is MSDLAKEITPVNIEEELKSSYLDYAMSVIVGRALPDVRDGLKPVHRRVLYAMNVLGNDWNKAYKKSARVVGDVIGKYHPHGDTAVYDTIVRMAQPFSLRYMLVDGQGNFGSVDGDSAAAMRYTEIRMAKIAHELMADLEKETVDFVDNYDGTEQIPDVMPTKIPNLLVNGSSGIAVGMATNIPPHNLTEVINGCLAYIDDEDIPLEGLMAHIPGPDFPTAALINGRRGIEEAYRTGRGKIYIRARAEVETDAKSGRETIIVHEIPYQVNKARLIEKIAELVKEKRVEGISALRDESDKDGMRIVIEVKRDAVGEVVLNNLYSQTQLQVSFGINMVALHHGQPKIMNLKEILSAFVRHRREVVTRRTIFELRKARERAHILEALAIALANIDPIIELIRQAPTPAEAKTALVARSWALGHVAAMLTRTGDDAARPEWLAPEFGVRDGQYYLTEQQAQAILDLRLQKLTGLEHEKLLDEYKDLLTQIAELLHILSSADRLMAVIREELTAIRDQFGDARRTEITANSADINIEDLINQENVVVTLSHQGYVKYQPLTDYEAQRRGGKGKSAARIKEEDFIDRLLVANTHDTILCFSSRGRLYWMKVYQLPEASRGARGRPIVNLLPLEADERITAILPVREYEEGVNVFMATASGTVKKTALTEFSRPRSAGIIAVNLNDGDELIGVDLTHGNDDVMLFSAGGKVVRFREEAVRTMGRTATGVRGIKLAPDDKVVSLIIPRGDEAILTVTQNGYGKRTAVTEYPTRSRATQGVISIKVTERNGTVVGAVQVADCDQIMMITDAGTLVRTRVSEVNIVGRNTQGVILIRTAPDEHVVGLQRVVEPVDDEDLDAIDGSAAEGDDDIIPEVEIDDDDNADDI